ACATAGAGGGAATTATTATGATGTTATGCTTTACAATGGAAAATTATTCTTCCATTAATTTTTCTACACTTGCCAATTTTACGCAGATACAGAATAACTGCATCGCTTGTTCCAGTTCTTCTACTGGTGGGAACGTTGGTGCAATACGAATATTGGAATCGTTTACGTCAATTCCATATGGGAAAGTTGCTCCAACGCCTGTTAAAGTAACACCGGCTTGTTTACATAATTCACCCACACGTTTTGCACAACCATTCATTGTATTAAAGGAAACAAAATAGCCACCCTTTGGTTTGGTCCAGTGTGCAATCTCCAATGGAGCGATCTCGCGATCCAAATAGTCCAAAACAATATCAAATTTTGGTTTAATGGAAGCAGCGTGTTTTTTCATGTGTTCTGTTAAAAATTCTTGGCTCTTTAAATATTTGCAATGACGGATTTGATTTAATTTATCATATCCAATTATTTGTACTGTCATTAATTTTAAAATCCATTTGATATTGGACTCACTTGCAGCCATTGCCGCTACTCCTGCACCTGGAAATGTAATTTTTGAAGTAGAACAAAATTCATAAACCATATCCTGATTGTTATATTTTTTACATTCCTCAAAGATATTTAACAGTTCGTCATGTTCATCACTTAAATGGTGAACCACATAGGCATTATCCCAGAAAATACGGAAATCAGGTGCCGCTGGCTTTAACGCAGCAAAACGGCGTACCACATCATCGGAATAAGTAATACCAGTAGGATTTGAATATTTAGGAACACACCAAATTCCTTTTACACTAGCATCTGTATTAACTAGTTTTTCTATTTGATCCATATCCGGGCCATTTTCGTCCATAGGAATA
This is a stretch of genomic DNA from Clostridium facile. It encodes these proteins:
- a CDS encoding aminotransferase, whose translation is MASYASLTKEQLATEKANLQKQYNAFKELGVKLDMSRGKPSVEQIALSMEMLRCLTPEEILKAGNYGILDGIPAAKKFFANLLEVQPENIIVGGNSSLQLMYDTIARAMQFGIMGNQPWSKQEKVKFLCPVPGYDRHFAITELMNIEMVNIPMDENGPDMDQIEKLVNTDASVKGIWCVPKYSNPTGITYSDDVVRRFAALKPAAPDFRIFWDNAYVVHHLSDEHDELLNIFEECKKYNNQDMVYEFCSTSKITFPGAGVAAMAASESNIKWILKLMTVQIIGYDKLNQIRHCKYLKSQEFLTEHMKKHAASIKPKFDIVLDYLDREIAPLEIAHWTKPKGGYFVSFNTMNGCAKRVGELCKQAGVTLTGVGATFPYGIDVNDSNIRIAPTFPPVEELEQAMQLFCICVKLASVEKLMEE